The following is a genomic window from Apodemus sylvaticus chromosome 10, mApoSyl1.1, whole genome shotgun sequence.
AGTTGTCCTCTGCCCGCCCTCCACGTCTACTGTggcatacatcacacacacacacacacacacacacacacacacacacacacacacaaacaaagtgATAATAAGAGAATGTGTGGTGGACAGTCTGTAGCGTGAGGCtgagatgcttttcttttctctcctgtaGACTACTTTTGGCTAATTTTGTGGAACCTGTTGGCCTCAATTACTCCATGTTTATCCCTACCTTGCTGAATCAGGGCACCACTGCTCAGCAGGAGAAATGGATGGACCCGTCCAAAGAACTCCAGATAATTGGCACCTACGCCCAGACGGAGATGGGCCACGGTTAGTCCACATCGGAGGGTCCCGGGGTGACCACTAAATGAGTTTGAGAAAAGTGACTCTTGccatttggttgtttttttcttcctcctgctgctatgtttgggattttattttttaaattgttgcaTCAAAACCCAAATTTTCTCTTTCTGCAtttatttcttcataaaataGGTCCAGGGCTCTGACGAGCATCTTCCAGTGTCACTCCTTAAAGCTTGTCATTGTCACCGACCCCTACTGCTAACAGTGCTGTGCAGCTTGGAGAGATGGCATTTAAGGGTGTGAGAGCACACAGCTGTGCTGGCTGTGTAACTGAAGGACTCTGTTGGCAGTTCCCCTGAGTACTGACGCCTCAGCAGTGTCTAGAGGTGACTTCCGAAGTGCACCTGTAATGACACGATGGAAGCAGGGAGCTGTTCTGCTCTTACGTTGCTGTTGCCGCTAGCTGCTCCAAAGTTTGTAAAACGAATCCTGCGGTTTTCTCTAGCTGTTTGTTGTAGTTCCTCTGTGAATGTCTGTGTAGTCTTTACTGCCGGGAGCTTTGGGTTAAGTCCTTCCTAAATGCTTGGGTATATTCAGCAAGTTGTAGTCTCGGTGTGGAATAGGATTGTTTTCAGACACAAAACTCATGGTAAGTGTCCATGTTTTAGCttcgggttttttgtttggttggttggttggtttttcgagacagggtttctctgtgtagccctggctgtcctggaactcactctgtagaccaggctggccttgaactcagaaatccgcctgcctctgcctcccaagtgctgagattagaggcgtgtgccaccactgcctggctttgcttTGGCTTTCTTAGGAGAAGGCTGGCCTTGCTGGCCTGGGCTGGCTGACCATGCAGTCTTCCTCCCTTGGCCTCCCATGTGCCCAGCAGATGTGAGTGTTTTAGATTTGAGGCGGCCTGCCTCTTACTTACCTCACTGCTGTGACAGAGGGACCATGTAGAGAAGCGGGTAGGGCATGATAGAGCAGTCTCAcagcccagccctcaggaggccgAAGATTGCAAGTTTGAAGTGAACCTGGACTTGGAAGTTGAACCCTATCAGAGAACCATACAGGGTATGGGTGAGGATGCTGAACAAATCTGCATTGTTCTCTCCAGGGGATTATGACTGTGTTTAGGGATTAGATGGTGTGTGTGACCTGTGTCACAGACACCCAAGGCTTTGTTCAGGATGCCAAAACTGGAAAAACAGGCCTGGAACATCTCCCGGGGGGAGAATGCTTTAACATTGTGTCTTCCTCTCTGGACGTACTGACCTGCATCCTTCATAGGAAGCCCTAGGCATGAACTGTAAGCAAGTGTATATGTCTTTTTGGTCTTTGCTTGTTGGCCTAATATGACTGCTTTACGTTTACAGAGGGAACAGGTTTAAGACTTGAACTcttagccaggcatagtggcacacacctttgatcccagcacttgggaggcaaagacaggtggatttctgagtttgaagccagcctggtctacggagtgagttccagggcagccagggatacatggagaaaccctgtatcgaaaaaccaaagaaagtgaACTCATAGGTCTTTCTCTGGAGGAGTTTGCATGCTTCTAATTTGGGATATTTTCTTGTGTCTGAGTGACTTCAGTTGTGTCAGCTGCCAGGGTGCAGTGGTAGAGGATTGTTTTGCTTCTTGGTGTTTTGTTCGTTTTCGGTCTTCTTTCCCACCCTCATTCTGTCCTTCAGGTAAAGAGGTCAAATCTGTTGGTTAATTTGCATATGACAGTATTTCCTAATGAAGAACAGCTTAAAACACAGTCCTTTCCCATAAAGGAAAAGGCAGATCAGTGTCAATTTTGCCTTTTCCCTTTATGTCTTCCTGTTCCATCACACATGAAATCTTGACAGACCTGTTCCTGGGTCTCAGGCAAGGAGCGGGCTGGGCTGAGGAAGATGCTCTGCAGGCCTAGTGTTGGAGGAGCACATTTCCCTGGACAGCCCTGGCCGGCTCCTCTCACTGAAGAAGGGGCCTGTCTTCTATCAAACTTGAGAGATACCGAAATTGAGCTCATGAGCCTTTAATCCTCCTGCACTGCAGCTCCCCTGCCGTCCCCCTGTCCTAGTCTTGAGTTCTTCCAAGATGACTGGACCCTGTGGGTTCCCGTGAGActtgtgtctgggtttgggatATTGCAATTTTCTCAGCTTTattctgtcagtctgtctgtctttttctttgatgctgggatggaacccagtCTTTATGCTTGTTAGCCAAGCTCTCTAGCACTGATTGGAATCCATAGTCCCTTCTTGCTGCTATAATCTAACTTCTCTGTAACAGCAATGGTTGCCTAGCACACAGAAGGCCCtcagttcaactcccagcactgctgtggagaaagaaaagaaaactatatatacacaggcatgtgttcataaacatatatactaTTTGGGTTTATGACTTTTGTCTGTTATCAGAAATGAATCACTTCATTGAAGGAAAGactgctttttctcttttctttttctttttctttctttttcttttcttttctttctttctttctttctttctttctttcttttttttttttttttttttttttgaggcaagacagatctctgtgaggccagcctggtctacatagtaagttccagactgatcagggctacacagtgagaccctgtctcaaaaataaaacaaaaacacctagatttatttttattcttgtgtgtgtgtgtgtgtgtgtgtgtgtgtgtgtgtgtgtttgttggtgccctcagaggtctgAAAAGCATAGCAGATCCCCTGGAGCCGGAGTTACAGAAGTCCTGGGTGAGTTCTACACGGGCACTGAGACTCAAGCTCAGGTCTTGGCAAAGTACCAAgtgctctctccatctctccagcccctcctttgctttttgtcttgttttgagacagggttctagGTAGCTCAGAACTCATTATGTGGAGCAGGCTGGCATGGAATTTCTGTCAGTCCTCACCTCTGCCCCCGTAGTGTGGGGATTGCAGGAGATCCCTGCAGTACCTCACAGAggtatagcccaggctaccttCTACCTTTCGGTCCTCCTTCCTCACCTACAGCTTTTGCCCGTCGGGTGCCAGCACCAGCTACTGACTTTGAATGCTGATCTCAGTTTGTCAAGTCGAAAAGAAAATATTGCAGAAATTTGAGTTAGGGTTCTAGcaaagctttttattttcttgggaAGTAATTCTTTCATGCTCCTCTCAGGCAGAAGAAGCTAGCTAACTTTTTCCTGTTAGTCAGACCCGGGAGGAGGGTATTGTGGGAGACAGGGCTTGTGAAAGTCCCTTTATAGACCAGCCTAGTCTCAAACTTGTGGGGATCCTCCTGCCTGATGGGATTGTAGGTGTGGGTCACCAGGCCTGGTTTGTCTTTGGATGGAGCTTGGCTTGGTGCAGTCTAGGCAACCACTGTGCTAAAGGCTCAGCTATGTCCCAGCCAGAGCGTATTCCCCGGCTGTTGGCTGCCAGCCTGCCCGGCTTTTGTAGCCTCTGGAAGGAGAGTCTGAAGAGACCTTTCCACAGAACAGCTGTAAAAAACTGACTTTAACACTTTGCCAAATGTAGTGCTAGTGCATTATAACATATGACAAATTATTTCCCAGTAGTATGCTTCACTGTGTAATCAGTAATCACGTCAGTAGAGAAGCTGTCACACACTTTATACCTTCTTCCGAGGCTGAAGGGGGCTGCTTCCAGGTTCTGCCTTCACCATCAGCAACACTGAGCAGCTCTGCTGAAAGCAGAAAGTGGGGTGCTCCCAGCCCCCGGCTCCCCGCCCAGGTCAAGGTTACTGCTCTGGGGACCTGGCATGTGTTTGTGTTGCTTACCAGGTACTATCCTTCTGGGAAGGGAAGCGTGAATTCCACCCTGAGTTCCCCAGCCTGGTACTCTCCCCATCCCTACTTAAATCCAGGGCCTCCTGACAAGTTCTAGGTTTGGGTGTAGAGGATTAACagtggtttggtttttgtctgtGCTAGAACAAACCCAAGGCTGATTGTTTTACCACTGTGATATACTACCATTCCCAGCACTGGCATTTTAAAAGTTCATGAATGAGAAAGGCATCTTGGGATGgtagacatggctcagcagtggctgctcttacaaaggacctgggttGGATTTCCAGGCCCCACTGGCAGCCCACATCCCTGACAGTTCCAGGGcctctgacaccttcacacagacacagacagacaaagctccaaagaacataaaataaaaataaattatgtattaaaaaaaagaaaagaaaagaaaagggcatTTAAAGAATACAGTTTGGTTGGCTTTGTTTGGCTTTTAAGGTAGGATtcctctgtggcccaggctggccttgaacttgagtccccctgcctctgcctcctgtatgctgggattacagatgtgcaccatcacAACCAGTCCCACTGATTAGTTTCaatgtttttctgtaattttaaaatgactgCAAATTCATAGGGAGTTGCAAAAGCATCACAAGAGCCCCCACAAACCTTTCACCCGCTCTGCCTATGGCCGACATTTTGAGATTTTGAGTTGCAATGTTTCTAAGCACCATGTGGATTTTGGATGTTCTCCCATGTTGGACTTGGAGATTAAGCTCGCCAACTAGAGGCCAGAGACAGGACTAAGGACTAGGTTGCACACCCTTGTCCTGGTCTGCCACCATTGTTCTGATGCACGTGTGGCATGTGACCATCCATTTTCCTTTAGGAGTAGGAGAGAGTCACTGCATCTCTTGTGAACGGTTAGCTGAAGTGCAGCCCCTGGCCCTGGACAGGGCCGGGTAAGCGCTGCTTGTCTCCTCTCCAGCTTAGATGGAGGACTCTGAGAGGATGAAAGGTCTGTGGTCCAGGTTCATctctaagaaaatgcaaaatgcaatagCATCATAATGTAACACAGCCTGTCATGCACAGGTCTGCAGTTAGCAGCTATAATGGTGTCACTAGAAGTTGCATGTCTTTAATTGCTGCCATTATTGGGATGAGGAGCACTGTCAGTTTCTGTGTTAATTTGCACCTGTAGATCCTGGCTGAATATTTGATATGGTGAAGTTGAATGAATTTGTTATATGAAGACTGTGGGTCTGTCCTAGATATTTTCTGAACAAACAGTATCCCAGTCTAGACACTTCACTGAAATTGCATCCAAGAAAACTTTAGCCAGGGGTGTTACCACCGAGAGAACTGCCATGTTCTCCTATTGCTGCCCCGCCCAAGGGCACCTTTGTTCCCATTCAGATCTCCTTTgcaaatttttatttcctttcatttaatcACCAGGCCAGAGTCTTGCCTTGAACATATTGCTCTGTGCTGTATGGGTCTGGGTCTCCACAGCCCATCCCTGCTGCTTAAGAATGACATTGTTGAGAATGATAGCTAACACAGGAAAGGCAGTGCTCCCGTCCCAGGGAGGTGCACCCGGATGATTCGTACTCACAGtttgttttttctccttccctGCTCTATCTGTTCACTTTTCTGATTCTTACACACCTGATGATACTTCCTCAAATGCCCATCCTTGGTATTTCTTCGAAGCTCTGTGCACCGAGGGCATCCTGAGCCTTTGGACCTTCACTTGGGCATGTTCCTGCCCACCTTGCTTCACCAGGCCACCGAAGAGCAGCAGGAGCGCTTCTTCATGCCGGCCTGGAATTTGGAGATCACGGGCACTTATGCACAGACAGAGATGGGTCATGGTACAGTGGATTTAGTCTACCTTCTGCAGGCTGCCTAGGAGGGGCTGGAGGTGGTGATTTTCTCATGCTTTCTGAATTGGTGTCTACCTTTCATGTGCATCTGTCAGCTTATCCCCATGCTCTGAGGAGTCGAAGTGTGTGTGCCACacagcctccttagtgctggatAGTATTTTATAGTTTCCCTCACAGGATGCAGCGCAGCTTCCAGTTGAGTTGGCTGTGCCTGCGAGGACACTTCATCTTTCCTGTGCTGTCTAGTGTGGCCCCAAGGGCTTCTCTGGCCGCAGAGTTTACTGACTGCCTGGTTTCTTGACTTCTCCCTCGAAGGCTGTGGCTCACAAACTGTCCATTTCTGTGGCTCAGTTTGGAAACTTCTAGCTGTTTCAGAGTGTTCAGTGAGGCCTCAGAGGCTCTCAAAGTAGCTTGTTAAAAAGGCCCTCAGCATTTATTTCAATGTAAAATGCcagccacattttttttaatagttctttttaaagaattacaatGTATAACGTCCATCTCCAGCCACACAGGAGACTAAACATGAACCTCCTCACTTATGAGCAGCAAGCCTCGGGTGGAGCCTGGCCCAGAGTGAGCAGGCCTTGTCGGACCTAGAATTAGTAAATGTTTTCAAGTTGTTAGTTTCCATCTTAGTGATCATTCTCACATAAGCTGCTGGGACTGAACAGAAGGTCTAACTGGAGTCTGCCTCTGTCACACACTGCTTAATGTCCTCACAAGTACAGAGGTAAACAGTTCACTAGAGTCTAAGTTATCATGTTGAAACTTAGGAATAGGACCCAGGCTGGCAAGGTGGCTCTGTGCTAaagaaaggcacttgctgccaggcctgatgTTCACCCCCAGAACCCACTATCAGGTGACAACTGACTGCCACCACTTGCTGTGGCTCATGTGTACACAGAGTAAATataatgtttgtttttgtgttttgagatagggtttctccatgtaaccttggctgtcctggaactttctctgtagaccaggctggcctcgaactcacagagatcctcttgcctctgcctcccatgcactgcaattaaaggagtgtgccaccactgcccagtggaaatgtaattaaaaaaaatgtaaaatgtaaaagaacTGGGTTTAAAGGAAAGTGGCCATCTCTGTTATATAGAGGAACACAGGTTGCctctaaatttcttttattaGTCTCAATAAATATGGCACATTCACTGAGCCACACTTTACAAGTGCAATGCTCAGAACACTGCTGCTAGTGGCCTGACATAGCGGGATTGTCTACTGGGACAGTGACTGCGCTGTGCCCGTCTCGTCTACAGACTCACTGCTGGTATTTAGCTTCCTCTGAAGCCCAGCTGGTCTGTTTTCTTGGCCTTTTCCCTCTCTGCTGTACTGATCATGTGATCTGTGCCTCCAGGAACTCATCTTCGAGGCCTGGAAACCACTGCCACATATGACCCCAAGACCCAAGAGTTCATTCTCAACAGCCCCACTGTGACTTCCATCAAGTGGTGGCCTGGGGGACGtaagttggattttttttctttaaacatgttttggatgtttgttgttgttgttgtttaccatTTTGAGGCCTTATTATGAGATTGTGACAGAGATAGAGGCAGTTTATTAAAGAGAAGAAAGGCATTCCCAGGAAAGGAATCGAGGTAAAGTGCAAAGACAGGTCCAGAACCAAAGCCTGCATTGCACCAGAGagcaataaacataaaaaatcaaCATACAAGAACATAACCAAGTGTGGTACATGCTTGTGATCCTAGTACGCGGGACTTTCAGGTTcacacttaatcccagcactcgggactCAGATgtgggaagatcaggagttcacaCTCACAGTCCCAGGGCTCGGCACTCAGATgtgggaagatcagaagttcacaCTCACGGTCCCAGGGCTCGGCACTCAGATGTGGGAAGATCAGGAGGTGAGACCGTCCCTtgagcaggcacacacactcccTGTCCCCCCTTCTTGCTGTTGCAGTTGGGAAGACGTCCAATCATGCGATAGTTCTGGCTCAGCTCATCACGCAAGGGGAATGCTACGGGTTACATGCCTTCGTTGTCCCTATCCGTGAACTCGGGACCCACAAACCCTTGCCAGGTAAGGATTGTTCATCTGATCTCAAGGTAAAAATTAAAACtgcaaggggctggggagatggctcagcagttaggaacactgatctctcagaggaccagggttcggtTCCACATttacaaggtggctcacaaccagctctaACTCTAgttcaggagatccaacaccctcttctggcctcctggggcatcaggcatgcatgtggtacatggGCATACATGCATggaaaatacccacacacataaaacaaaatcatgaaaataaGTAATTGTAAGAAGTGTACGGCGCCAGTCAGCGCCTCGGAGGGAGGCAAGGGCTTTGCAAGCGTGGGTATCACACGtacttcctgctgtctgtggTAGGCATCACTGTTGGGGATATCGGCCCCAAGTTTGGTTATGAAGAGATGGATAACGGCTACCTGAAGATGGACAATTACCGTATACCCAGAGAGAACATGTTGATGAAATACGCccaggtatatttatttatttttcattttatttggtaGTAGATTGTTATTGTTGAACCAGACTAGCTAAGCTGAGGATCAGAACAGGCCTTCTGGCCCAGTTGCAGAAGGTGGTGGGCATTTTCTTCTGACAGTGACTTAGAAGCAGttggatgtgcatgtgtgaaaaCATCACCTACTTGGTGAACCTGCGCTTCTCAAGTCTTTGAGTCACTTAGAATCACCTGGAAGGCCAGTCAGACATCAGATCGTTAGCCCAGtatagcactggagaggcaggcgGAAGTGCGTTTGAGGTCAGCCTCGGTTACACAGCAAGTCCATGTCTTCAAAGTGAGCCCTTGCTCCAAAATCTCTGGTTCAGAAGATCAGAGTAGGGATGGAAATTTAGTATATCAGGTGGCCTGCCTGGTCCTAATGAAGCCAGGTTTCCTGCTGTTCCAGGAAACACACTTGGAGAATTAGCACACAGCCTCACAGGAAGACACTTCAGCCTGTTTGTTTTCCAGGTGAAGCCTGACGGCACATACGTCAAGCCTTTGAGTAACAAGCTGACGTACGGGACCATGGTTTTCGTAAGGTCCTTCCTCGTGGGAAATGCAGCTCAGAGTCTGTCCAAGGCCTGCACCATTGCCATACGATACAGTGCTGTGAGACGCCAGTCTGAAATCAAGCCAAGGTGAGGGTGGGTCTGAGGCAGCCCAGTGCTGAGGGCTTGCTCTGACCCTGTCCTGAAGAGGGAAGATTACAATAACCACTTTATTCACTCCTCTCCCCTGGTGCCAGCGCCATGGTGGGCGgaagtgagggcaagcaggctgCTCTATATCTCCAATTGTGGTTACACTGCAGTGTGTTGTGACTTGTGGGAGGCtgggccttttcttttttttttttttttgtttttttgtttttgtttttgtttttgtttttgtttttgtttttgtttttgcttttgcttttggaaacagagtttctctgtgtagccctgtctggctgtcctggaactcactctgtagaccaggctggcctcgaactcagagatctgcctgcctctgcctcccaagtgctgggattaaaggcgtgcgccaccactgcctggcaaaggtttattaatttattatatgtaagtagctgtcgtcagacaccagaagagggcgtcatatctcttttacagatagctgtgagccaccatgtgggtgccgggatttgaactcatgacctttggaagagcagtcagtgctcttacctactgagccatctctttagcggCTGGGCCTTTTTTATCATCCTCTTTACTTGTGAATGGACCATTGGGTTTCTGGGTAGTTTGAAAATGTAGTTGTCTCAGTCACACTGGAGCACTAGGGCACTGTCCTGATGTCAAGGGCAGTAGAGTGAGTCAGAGCATCACCAAGGGTGTGGTGCATAcccttaatctcagcatttgggaggcagaggcagaggcagattccctgtgagtttgagccagcctggtctacagagtgagttcccccGGAAAGCTGGACTATGTAGGGAGACCGACTCTGTtccaaaaaaacaggaaaaagaaaaaagattttgatCTTATGGAGATAGGGAGACTGCCATTTTGAACTGTGTGACCTCAGGCAGATTCCCTAACATCTCATTTCCCCGTTTGTAAGATGTCAGCAGCAGCCTCATGGGGAGGGTCTCCGAGGAGGAGCTCACTTGCTGTGTAGAATATTTGGACTGAAACCTGGAATGGCGCAAGtaaacactgactgctttttctcTGTTAGTGAACCAGAACCACAGATTTTGGACTTTCAGACCCAACAGTATAAACTCTTCCCACTCCTGGCTACTGCCTACGCCTTCCACTTTATAGGAAGACACATAAAGGAGACCTACCTTCGAATTAACGAGAGCATTGGCCAAGGGGACCTGAGTGAGCTGCCTGAGGTACGTCAGACGCACTTCCCTCGATTTTCTTATTCCTCCAGGGATACCCTTAAGCTTCATGTTTGCCTGATGGTAAACTTCCAAAAGCTACACATCGAAGTTTCCTGAAAGGAATTACAAAATCCTGGAACTTTTTTCATTAAAAGCTGACCAGATATCAAGATGGAATTTTTATTAATAGAATTTAAAAGGAAAGAGATTATTGTTTGACCATGTATAGAAGTTGAGAAAAAGGTGTGAGACTGTTACTAGTTCCAATGGGTCAGGTGACTGCCTCCTGGGTTGTGCACACAGCTTGTTCTGACACTTAGGAGAGAATGTGTTTTCTCGTTAGAAGGTGGGTTTGAAGCCAGGGTTTTCATGGCCTGTGCTTGTCCCGTAGCTTCATGCCCTCACTGCCGGGCTGAAGGCCTTTACTACCTGGGCAGCCAATGCTGGTATTGAAGAATGTCGAATGGCTTGCGGTGGGCATGGCTATTCTCACAGCAGTGGGATTCCGAATATTTACGTCACGTTTACCCCAGCCTGCACCTTTGAAGGAGAGAACACTGTTATGATGCTACAGACAGCCAGGTGAGAATGATGTCACTGCTATGATGCTACCGACAGCCAGGTGAGAATGACGTCACGTCACTGTCTTCTCCTCCCTGGGCTCCTCTTCAAGGCTCTGGGGCTTCACTCTCTCCACCGTGAAAGACAGGCCAGACTCACTTACCTTGtggtgtgtcttagtcagggtcactgttgctgtgatgaaacactatgccCAAAGCAccctgggggaggaaagggtttttaaGACATAACCTGTcctctttcttattcattcccaagatctcatattaataaatatcacaaatgcctggcggtggtggcacacgcctgtaatcccagcacttggcaggc
Proteins encoded in this region:
- the Acox1 gene encoding peroxisomal acyl-coenzyme A oxidase 1 isoform X2 codes for the protein MNPDLRKERAAATFNPELITHILDGSPENTRRRREIENLILNDPDFQHEDYNFLTRSQRYEVAVKKSATMVKKMRDYGISDPEEIMWFKKLLLANFVEPVGLNYSMFIPTLLNQGTTAQQEKWMDPSKELQIIGTYAQTEMGHGTHLRGLETTATYDPKTQEFILNSPTVTSIKWWPGGLGKTSNHAIVLAQLITQGECYGLHAFVVPIRELGTHKPLPGITVGDIGPKFGYEEMDNGYLKMDNYRIPRENMLMKYAQVKPDGTYVKPLSNKLTYGTMVFVRSFLVGNAAQSLSKACTIAIRYSAVRRQSEIKPSEPEPQILDFQTQQYKLFPLLATAYAFHFIGRHIKETYLRINESIGQGDLSELPELHALTAGLKAFTTWAANAGIEECRMACGGHGYSHSSGIPNIYVTFTPACTFEGENTVMMLQTARFLMKIYDQVQSGKLVGGMVSYLNDLPSQRIQPQQVAAWPAVVDINSLDSLTEAYKLRAARLVEIAAKKLQTQVSLRKSKEVAWNLTSVDLVRASEAHCHYVTVKVFADKLPKIQDRAVQAVLRNLCLLYSLYGISQKGGDFLEGSIITGAQLSQVNSRILELLTLIRPNAVALVDAFDFKDVTLGSVLGRYDGNVYENLFEWAKKSPLNKTEVHESYHKHLKPLQSKL
- the Acox1 gene encoding peroxisomal acyl-coenzyme A oxidase 1 isoform X3, which translates into the protein MDGPVQRTPDNWHLRPDGDGPRSVHRGHPEPLDLHLGMFLPTLLHQATEEQQERFFMPAWNLEITGTYAQTEMGHGTHLRGLETTATYDPKTQEFILNSPTVTSIKWWPGGLGKTSNHAIVLAQLITQGECYGLHAFVVPIRELGTHKPLPGITVGDIGPKFGYEEMDNGYLKMDNYRIPRENMLMKYAQVKPDGTYVKPLSNKLTYGTMVFVRSFLVGNAAQSLSKACTIAIRYSAVRRQSEIKPSEPEPQILDFQTQQYKLFPLLATAYAFHFIGRHIKETYLRINESIGQGDLSELPELHALTAGLKAFTTWAANAGIEECRMACGGHGYSHSSGIPNIYVTFTPACTFEGENTVMMLQTARFLMKIYDQVQSGKLVGGMVSYLNDLPSQRIQPQQVAAWPAVVDINSLDSLTEAYKLRAARLVEIAAKKLQTQVSLRKSKEVAWNLTSVDLVRASEAHCHYVTVKVFADKLPKIQDRAVQAVLRNLCLLYSLYGISQKGGDFLEGSIITGAQLSQVNSRILELLTLIRPNAVALVDAFDFKDVTLGSVLGRYDGNVYENLFEWAKKSPLNKTEVHESYHKHLKPLQSKL
- the Acox1 gene encoding peroxisomal acyl-coenzyme A oxidase 1 isoform X1, whose protein sequence is MNPDLRKERAAATFNPELITHILDGSPENTRRRREIENLILNDPDFQHEDYNFLTRSQRYEVAVKKSATMVKKMRDYGISDPEEIMWFKNSVHRGHPEPLDLHLGMFLPTLLHQATEEQQERFFMPAWNLEITGTYAQTEMGHGTHLRGLETTATYDPKTQEFILNSPTVTSIKWWPGGLGKTSNHAIVLAQLITQGECYGLHAFVVPIRELGTHKPLPGITVGDIGPKFGYEEMDNGYLKMDNYRIPRENMLMKYAQVKPDGTYVKPLSNKLTYGTMVFVRSFLVGNAAQSLSKACTIAIRYSAVRRQSEIKPSEPEPQILDFQTQQYKLFPLLATAYAFHFIGRHIKETYLRINESIGQGDLSELPELHALTAGLKAFTTWAANAGIEECRMACGGHGYSHSSGIPNIYVTFTPACTFEGENTVMMLQTARFLMKIYDQVQSGKLVGGMVSYLNDLPSQRIQPQQVAAWPAVVDINSLDSLTEAYKLRAARLVEIAAKKLQTQVSLRKSKEVAWNLTSVDLVRASEAHCHYVTVKVFADKLPKIQDRAVQAVLRNLCLLYSLYGISQKGGDFLEGSIITGAQLSQVNSRILELLTLIRPNAVALVDAFDFKDVTLGSVLGRYDGNVYENLFEWAKKSPLNKTEVHESYHKHLKPLQSKL